The following coding sequences lie in one Rickettsia hoogstraalii genomic window:
- the glyA gene encoding serine hydroxymethyltransferase, with protein sequence MNIFNNNLHETDKEINEIIKHEKARQNSVIELIASENFVSPAVLEAQGSILTNKYAEGYSGKRFYNGCEEVDKAENLAIKRVKKLFNCKYANVQPHSGSQANQAVYLALLQPGDTILGMSLDSGGHLTHGAAPNMSGKWFNAVSYSVNKETYLIDYDEIERLADLHKPKLLIAGFSAYPRNIDFARFREIADKAQAYFMADIAHIAGLVATGEHQSPISYAHIVTSTTHKTLRGPRGGLILSNDEEIGKKINSALFPGLQGGPLMHIIAAKAVAFLENLQPEYKSYIKQVISNAKALASSLQERGYDILTGGTDNHIVLVDLRKDGITGKLAANSLDRAGITCNKNATPFDETSPFITSGIRLGTPACTTRGFKEKDFVLVGHMVADILDGLKNNEDNSKAEQKVLNEVTKLIKLFPFYD encoded by the coding sequence ATGAATATTTTTAATAATAATTTACATGAAACGGATAAAGAAATTAATGAAATAATAAAGCATGAAAAGGCACGTCAAAATAGTGTAATCGAGCTTATTGCATCAGAGAATTTCGTAAGTCCCGCAGTGCTTGAAGCTCAAGGATCGATTCTTACCAATAAATATGCCGAAGGATATTCCGGCAAACGTTTTTATAACGGTTGTGAGGAAGTAGATAAAGCTGAGAATTTAGCTATAAAGCGAGTAAAAAAACTCTTTAACTGCAAATATGCAAACGTGCAACCTCATTCAGGCTCACAAGCAAACCAAGCCGTGTATCTCGCTTTATTACAGCCGGGTGATACAATTCTTGGCATGTCCTTAGATAGCGGCGGGCATCTAACGCACGGTGCAGCCCCGAATATGTCCGGTAAATGGTTTAACGCCGTTTCTTATAGCGTAAATAAAGAGACTTATTTAATCGATTATGATGAGATTGAACGCTTAGCGGATTTGCATAAACCAAAATTACTTATAGCCGGTTTTTCTGCTTATCCTCGTAATATTGATTTTGCAAGATTTAGAGAAATAGCGGATAAAGCCCAGGCTTACTTTATGGCAGATATTGCTCATATTGCAGGGCTCGTTGCCACAGGTGAGCATCAAAGCCCTATTTCTTACGCTCATATTGTTACCTCTACCACTCACAAAACACTTAGAGGACCGCGAGGCGGTTTAATTTTATCTAACGACGAAGAGATAGGCAAAAAGATAAATTCTGCATTATTTCCAGGACTACAAGGCGGTCCGTTAATGCATATAATCGCTGCAAAAGCCGTAGCTTTTTTAGAAAATTTGCAGCCTGAATATAAAAGCTATATTAAGCAGGTAATAAGTAACGCTAAAGCTTTAGCAAGTAGCTTGCAAGAAAGAGGATATGATATATTAACAGGCGGAACAGATAATCATATTGTTTTAGTGGATTTGCGTAAAGACGGGATTACCGGAAAGCTTGCTGCTAATTCTTTGGATAGAGCAGGGATTACATGTAATAAGAATGCTACCCCGTTTGATGAAACTTCACCTTTTATCACTTCAGGTATTCGCCTTGGTACTCCCGCATGCACTACTAGAGGATTTAAAGAAAAGGATTTTGTATTAGTCGGTCATATGGTAGCAGATATTTTAGACGGCTTAAAAAATAATGAAGATAATAGTAAAGCTGAACAGAAAGTGCTAAATGAAGTAACAAAACTAATTAAATTATTTCCGTTTTATGACTAA
- a CDS encoding entericidin A/B family lipoprotein, which yields MRSALITSILVAVAFLTSACNTMQGADQDMQAAGKKLEDSAERNKPKKSCGCPYSSTN from the coding sequence ATGCGTTCAGCACTTATAACTTCTATATTAGTAGCTGTAGCTTTCTTAACAAGTGCTTGTAATACAATGCAAGGTGCAGATCAAGATATGCAGGCAGCTGGTAAAAAACTTGAGGACTCGGCAGAAAGAAATAAGCCTAAAAAAAGCTGCGGCTGTCCTTACAGTTCAACTAACTAA
- a CDS encoding hydrolase: protein MNKYLEYPEVESKEQPPKKLVVLLHGVGSDGHDLIGLVPYIKNDLPNCHFISPHGIEAYDMMPYGRQWFSLQDRSPHIIAKLIANNISKLEDIIKQKQEELNLTNKDTIIIGFSQGTMIGLYLTLIQREPFFCTIGFSGALIPPMKVNNKLTPICLIHGELDEVVGVSEMYNASNYLSKLHIEHSGHKLTSLAHSIDGRGLEIAINFINSVVA, encoded by the coding sequence ATGAACAAATATTTAGAATACCCAGAAGTAGAAAGTAAAGAGCAGCCGCCGAAGAAGCTAGTAGTATTACTGCACGGTGTCGGCTCAGATGGACATGATTTAATAGGACTTGTGCCTTATATCAAAAATGATTTACCCAATTGTCATTTTATTTCCCCGCATGGTATCGAGGCTTATGATATGATGCCTTACGGTAGACAATGGTTTAGCTTGCAAGACCGCAGTCCGCATATTATAGCAAAGCTAATTGCGAATAATATTTCTAAACTTGAAGATATAATAAAGCAAAAGCAAGAAGAGCTAAATCTAACCAACAAAGATACTATCATTATCGGTTTTTCTCAAGGTACTATGATTGGTTTATATTTAACTCTGATTCAGCGAGAACCGTTTTTTTGTACTATAGGTTTTTCGGGTGCATTAATTCCACCTATGAAAGTTAATAATAAGCTTACCCCTATATGTTTAATTCATGGGGAATTAGATGAGGTGGTTGGTGTTAGTGAGATGTATAATGCTTCAAACTATTTATCTAAGCTCCATATAGAGCATAGCGGGCATAAATTAACTTCTCTCGCTCACTCAATAGATGGACGGGGGCTTGAGATTGCGATTAATTTTATAAATAGCGTTGTTGCATGA
- the rsmI gene encoding 16S rRNA (cytidine(1402)-2'-O)-methyltransferase: protein MILKSGLYIVSTPIGNFEDITLRAISTLKNSDIILCEDTRISQKLLAKHDIHTKLQIYNDHSEEKDRENIISLIKSGNIISLISDAGTPLISDPGYKLVRDLRILNCHIDVVPGVSVPVTALTLSALPTDRFLFHGFLPKTIESKKKIFSELVNLKATLIFFETAPRLINTLSVAKEILGNREICVARELTKLYQEIKTGDIDEIIEFYQNNILKGEIVLLISGNIQEQNQQTNLEKFIELCLSKNLSSKTTTELAYDKFKDVYSKKEIYRLVNKQKT from the coding sequence ATGATTTTGAAGTCAGGATTATATATTGTTTCAACACCAATCGGTAATTTTGAAGATATAACGCTTCGTGCTATATCGACTTTAAAAAATTCGGATATTATCTTATGCGAGGATACTAGAATATCACAAAAATTGCTAGCAAAACATGACATTCATACAAAATTACAAATTTATAATGATCATAGTGAGGAGAAAGATAGAGAAAATATTATAAGTTTAATAAAATCAGGCAATATAATAAGCTTAATTTCTGATGCAGGGACTCCTTTAATTTCCGATCCCGGCTATAAGTTAGTTAGAGATTTGCGTATTCTTAATTGTCATATAGACGTAGTACCAGGGGTATCTGTACCGGTTACTGCTCTAACTTTATCAGCTCTTCCTACTGATCGATTTTTATTTCACGGGTTTTTACCTAAAACTATAGAAAGTAAGAAAAAGATTTTTTCTGAGCTAGTAAATCTTAAGGCTACATTGATTTTTTTTGAAACCGCTCCTCGTTTGATAAACACCTTATCGGTAGCTAAGGAAATACTAGGAAACCGAGAAATATGTGTAGCTCGTGAGTTAACTAAACTGTATCAGGAAATAAAAACAGGGGATATAGATGAAATAATAGAGTTCTATCAAAATAATATTTTAAAAGGTGAGATAGTATTACTGATTTCAGGAAATATACAAGAACAAAACCAACAAACAAATTTAGAAAAATTTATAGAACTTTGCTTAAGTAAAAACTTAAGTAGCAAAACCACTACCGAACTTGCTTATGACAAATTCAAAGATGTTTATAGTAAAAAAGAGATATATAGATTGGTGAACAAGCAAAAAACTTAA
- the ybeY gene encoding rRNA maturation RNase YbeY, producing MINVEIIKNYNKWREHKQINKSLIKKITQNILLRFDNFSKIKQFELSILLTNTAEILTLNKQFRNIEKATNVLSFPSNELNWQDLYSKLEFLGDSDYMHLGDIAFCYEVIYNESCEQQKNFENHFIHILIHSILHLIGFDHQNDTEANIMENLEIEILSYFGISSPY from the coding sequence ATGATAAACGTAGAAATCATAAAAAATTACAACAAATGGCGTGAGCATAAGCAGATAAATAAGAGTTTAATCAAAAAAATAACTCAAAATATTTTATTGCGGTTTGATAATTTTAGTAAAATAAAACAATTTGAATTATCAATTTTACTAACAAATACTGCAGAAATATTGACCTTAAACAAACAATTTCGTAATATAGAAAAAGCTACTAACGTTCTTTCTTTTCCAAGCAACGAATTAAATTGGCAGGATTTATATTCTAAACTTGAATTTTTAGGCGACTCTGATTATATGCATTTAGGTGATATAGCATTTTGTTATGAGGTAATATATAATGAATCGTGCGAGCAGCAAAAAAATTTTGAGAATCATTTTATTCATATTTTAATACATAGTATTTTACACTTAATTGGGTTTGATCATCAAAATGACACAGAAGCAAATATTATGGAAAATCTAGAAATTGAAATATTATCATATTTCGGTATTTCTTCCCCTTATTAA
- a CDS encoding palindromic element RPE1 domain-containing protein, translating into MYIRLLRKLAYREEFEGDTERRTAAYIDIREDSSTGSTYKLPLEVEFPKKSIKFFACSPIYISLFYYKHL; encoded by the coding sequence ATTTATATTAGGCTTCTTCGGAAACTCGCTTATAGGGAGGAATTTGAAGGAGACACGGAACGCAGAACCGCAGCGTATATAGACATACGTGAGGATTCGAGTACCGGATCGACGTACAAATTACCCCTAGAAGTAGAGTTTCCGAAGAAGTCTATTAAGTTTTTTGCTTGTTCACCAATCTATATATCTCTTTTTTACTATAAACATCTTTGA
- the tlyC gene encoding hemolysin C, with amino-acid sequence MLKSSKKEDSSKKNQNNKLIFTVRKLLSLIKNFFRKTKTPDNFFGVIKRLKINSQKMTLDERNILANLLELEDKTIEDIMVPRSDIAAIKLTTNLEELSESIKLEVPHTRTLIYDGTLDNVVGFIHIKDLFKALATKQNGRLKKLIRKHIIAAPSMKLLDLLAKMRRERTHIAIVVDEYGGTDGLVTIEDLIEEIVGRIDDEHDQQLDSDNFKVINNSTIISNARVEVEVLEEIIGEKLKNDDDEFDTIGGLVLTRVGSVPAIGTRIDISENIEIEVTDATPRSLKQVKIRLKNGLNSK; translated from the coding sequence ATGTTAAAATCTTCAAAAAAAGAAGATTCTAGTAAAAAAAATCAAAATAATAAGTTAATTTTTACTGTACGAAAATTATTATCTCTGATAAAAAATTTTTTTAGAAAAACAAAAACGCCTGATAATTTTTTTGGTGTCATAAAACGCCTTAAAATTAATAGCCAAAAAATGACTTTAGACGAGCGTAATATTTTAGCTAATTTATTGGAGCTAGAAGATAAAACTATTGAAGATATAATGGTACCGCGTTCCGATATTGCGGCAATAAAATTAACTACGAATCTAGAAGAATTAAGTGAGTCTATTAAGTTAGAAGTCCCACATACACGAACTCTTATATATGACGGTACTTTAGACAATGTAGTAGGGTTCATTCATATCAAGGATTTATTTAAAGCATTGGCTACAAAGCAAAATGGTCGTCTAAAAAAGCTTATACGTAAGCATATAATTGCAGCTCCTTCTATGAAATTATTAGATTTGCTAGCAAAAATGCGTCGTGAGAGAACACATATTGCAATAGTTGTTGATGAGTATGGCGGTACTGACGGTTTAGTTACCATTGAAGATCTTATAGAAGAAATAGTAGGACGAATTGATGATGAGCATGATCAGCAATTAGATAGCGATAATTTCAAGGTTATTAATAACTCAACAATTATTTCAAATGCACGTGTTGAAGTAGAAGTGCTTGAAGAAATAATAGGAGAAAAGCTAAAAAATGATGATGATGAGTTTGATACGATAGGTGGTTTAGTATTGACTAGAGTAGGTAGTGTTCCGGCTATCGGTACTAGAATAGATATTTCAGAAAATATTGAAATTGAAGTTACGGACGCAACTCCTCGTTCTTTAAAACAAGTCAAAATTAGACTAAAAAACGGCTTGAATAGTAAATGA
- the lipA gene encoding lipoyl synthase encodes MTNLNKRPNWIKVKAPNSAEYYNTKDLIKNLKLNTVCEEAACPNIGECWSKKHATVMILGSVCTRACRFCNVKTGRPDLLDPHEPQRLAEAVQKLNLKHVVITSVDRDDLDDGGATHFAQCISEIRKSSPNTTIEILTPDFLRKEGAAEIIANSKPDVFNHNVETVPSLYKTIRPGARYYNSLSLLHNIKKLSPEIFTKSGMMVGLGEEISEVIQVMDDLREAKVDFLTIGQYLQPTKNHAEVAKYVTPEEFKYLERVAKTKGFLMVSASPLTRSSYYADEDFQKLKENYQQRHTVA; translated from the coding sequence ATGACTAATTTAAATAAACGACCTAATTGGATAAAAGTAAAAGCTCCTAATTCTGCGGAATATTATAATACAAAAGATTTAATAAAGAATCTGAAATTAAATACTGTGTGCGAGGAAGCTGCTTGTCCTAATATCGGTGAGTGCTGGTCAAAAAAACATGCAACCGTGATGATTTTAGGTTCGGTTTGTACTAGAGCTTGTAGGTTTTGTAATGTCAAAACCGGTAGACCGGATTTACTTGACCCGCATGAGCCGCAAAGGTTAGCGGAAGCGGTACAAAAGTTAAATCTTAAGCATGTAGTAATTACTTCCGTCGATCGTGATGATCTTGATGATGGCGGAGCTACGCATTTTGCACAATGTATTAGCGAAATTAGAAAATCATCGCCAAATACTACTATTGAGATTCTAACTCCTGATTTTTTAAGAAAAGAAGGAGCAGCTGAAATAATAGCTAATTCAAAGCCTGATGTCTTTAACCATAATGTCGAAACAGTACCGTCTTTATACAAAACGATTAGACCTGGAGCTAGATATTATAATTCTTTAAGCTTACTTCACAATATCAAAAAATTATCTCCTGAAATTTTTACAAAATCCGGTATGATGGTAGGGCTTGGAGAAGAAATAAGTGAAGTAATACAGGTTATGGATGATTTAAGAGAAGCAAAGGTTGATTTTCTAACTATTGGGCAGTATCTGCAACCTACCAAAAATCATGCTGAGGTCGCAAAATATGTTACTCCCGAAGAGTTTAAATATCTAGAGCGAGTAGCAAAAACAAAAGGATTCTTGATGGTTTCGGCAAGTCCGTTAACCCGTTCTTCATACTATGCCGATGAGGATTTTCAAAAATTAAAAGAGAATTACCAACAGCGTCATACAGTGGCTTAA
- a CDS encoding Sec-independent protein translocase subunit TatA — protein sequence MGMSFSHLLIVLLIIFVLFGAGKLPQVMSDLAKGLKAFKDGMKDDGSDNDKNK from the coding sequence ATGGGAATGAGCTTTAGCCATTTATTAATAGTTTTATTAATTATTTTTGTATTATTCGGTGCCGGTAAATTACCTCAAGTTATGTCCGATTTAGCCAAAGGTCTTAAAGCTTTTAAAGACGGCATGAAAGATGATGGTAGTGATAACGATAAAAATAAATAA
- a CDS encoding NUDIX hydrolase, which yields MGHFTASAFLLNNDKTKFLLMHHKKLDKWLQPGGHCDGDSNILNVAVKEAIEESGINEIKTINKEIFDIDTHYIPQTHKEPAHYHYDVRFLLKTVNNDNFIKNNESNELKWFSFSDYSKLDIELERSVTRMIEKFIKINHPAC from the coding sequence ATAGGGCATTTCACTGCTTCAGCTTTTTTACTTAATAATGATAAAACTAAATTTTTATTGATGCACCATAAAAAGCTTGATAAATGGCTTCAACCAGGAGGTCATTGTGACGGAGATAGTAATATATTAAATGTAGCGGTTAAAGAAGCTATAGAAGAATCCGGAATTAATGAGATTAAAACGATAAATAAGGAGATTTTTGATATAGATACCCATTATATTCCGCAAACTCATAAGGAGCCTGCTCATTATCACTATGATGTACGATTTTTACTAAAAACAGTAAATAATGATAATTTTATAAAAAATAACGAATCGAATGAACTTAAATGGTTTAGCTTTTCTGATTATTCAAAATTAGATATTGAGCTAGAACGTTCCGTTACTAGAATGATAGAAAAGTTTATAAAAATTAACCATCCTGCTTGTTAA
- a CDS encoding Rpn family recombination-promoting nuclease/putative transposase: MLNPYNPKNFWTDKLSILDIKAKSESGKIFNIEIQVTDEADYDKRDLYYWTKMYTEQLKEGADYSELNKTIGIHILNFTCITDTNEYHNAFQLKEIKNGLVYFKDIELHTIELNKFAKNPKEELSDVVKKVKNALDIWLAFLTRNDLLNKDNLPKELDNKELRKALTILEVINLSDAEREEYENRREWLRIEMSAFKRTEERGIEKRNIEIAKNLLLKNIDINIIADSTGLTTEEIEKLKVEIGKAGK, translated from the coding sequence CTGCTTAATCCATATAACCCGAAGAATTTTTGGACAGATAAGCTGTCTATCCTTGATATTAAAGCCAAGAGTGAAAGCGGTAAAATATTTAATATTGAAATACAAGTGACGGATGAAGCGGATTACGATAAAAGAGATTTGTATTATTGGACAAAAATGTATACGGAACAACTGAAAGAGGGAGCGGATTACTCGGAGCTAAATAAAACAATAGGAATACATATACTTAATTTTACCTGTATTACAGATACAAATGAATATCATAACGCTTTTCAGTTAAAGGAAATAAAAAACGGTTTAGTATATTTTAAAGATATAGAGTTACATACTATAGAGCTTAATAAATTTGCTAAGAACCCTAAAGAAGAGTTATCGGATGTCGTTAAAAAAGTTAAAAACGCTTTAGATATATGGCTAGCATTTTTAACACGTAATGATTTATTAAATAAAGATAATTTACCGAAAGAGCTAGATAATAAGGAGCTAAGAAAAGCATTAACAATACTTGAAGTAATAAATTTAAGTGATGCAGAAAGAGAAGAATATGAGAATCGTAGAGAATGGCTTAGAATCGAAATGAGTGCTTTTAAAAGGACTGAAGAAAGAGGTATAGAAAAAAGAAATATTGAAATAGCAAAAAACTTGTTACTTAAAAATATAGATATAAATATAATAGCAGATTCTACAGGGCTAACTACAGAGGAAATAGAGAAGCTAAAAGTAGAAATCGGTAAGGCAGGAAAGTAA
- a CDS encoding penicillin-binding protein activator → MASIKHKLRIVLSFFCLIYLTSCQTPKEEPISFPKKEQKEIEIAILMPNQGPDSIVGKQYKDLIKMGLNDGIKSYIHVTSYDGSDEKNVLAAMDKIVARKTKIILGPLYSNFTSLIAEKAKANDIIIITMSNNPALAEDKLFVFGHAPLKQLIRIINYYASNDHKDFMALLPKGKHSQTISQVMQNILIQKNATLSRTEFYEDNPESIAKAARNISDNTDIINERSDTTKPVIYLSDDPKNLNLLADNIRKYNLDKKAILIGDNRIDIDYPKNIDISFTGSLNLLNSNVPDRAKDLGINHMGFMHLLSYDLGRMTANYIGNEFASERFLNRMNSRQPYIGLSGNIHFIDGVAQRRYDIIRKENGVYSTVSGN, encoded by the coding sequence ATGGCTAGTATAAAACATAAACTACGAATCGTTCTATCATTTTTTTGCTTGATATATTTAACGTCCTGTCAAACTCCTAAAGAAGAACCTATAAGTTTTCCAAAAAAAGAACAAAAAGAAATTGAGATTGCAATTTTAATGCCAAATCAGGGTCCTGATAGTATTGTCGGGAAACAATATAAAGATTTAATTAAAATGGGACTTAACGACGGGATTAAATCTTACATACATGTTACTTCTTACGACGGTTCAGACGAAAAAAACGTTTTAGCCGCTATGGATAAAATAGTAGCACGTAAAACTAAGATTATTTTAGGTCCTCTATATTCTAACTTTACCTCTCTAATAGCCGAAAAAGCAAAAGCTAATGATATTATTATTATAACTATGTCAAATAACCCGGCTCTTGCAGAAGATAAATTATTTGTATTCGGTCATGCACCTTTAAAACAACTGATACGCATCATCAATTATTACGCAAGTAACGACCATAAAGATTTTATGGCATTGTTACCTAAAGGGAAGCATTCCCAAACTATTAGCCAAGTAATGCAAAATATATTAATTCAGAAAAACGCAACATTATCACGCACCGAATTCTATGAGGATAATCCTGAATCTATAGCAAAAGCCGCAAGAAATATTTCAGACAATACCGATATTATAAATGAGCGTAGCGATACAACAAAACCGGTTATTTATCTATCAGATGATCCAAAAAATTTAAACCTACTTGCCGATAACATTCGTAAATATAATTTAGATAAAAAAGCTATTTTAATCGGTGATAATCGTATTGATATCGATTACCCTAAAAATATCGATATTAGCTTTACCGGTTCTTTAAATTTACTCAATAGCAACGTTCCAGATAGGGCAAAAGACTTAGGTATTAACCATATGGGCTTCATGCATCTTCTTTCTTATGATTTAGGACGTATGACTGCAAACTACATAGGCAATGAATTTGCATCTGAAAGGTTTTTAAATAGAATGAACAGTAGACAACCTTATATAGGTTTATCCGGTAATATTCATTTCATCGATGGAGTAGCACAGAGACGGTATGACATTATCAGGAAAGAGAATGGTGTATATTCTACTGTTTCAGGGAATTAA
- the nth gene encoding endonuclease III, whose protein sequence is MQAQIVNKIFEIFSKNNPNPKTELIYKNDFTLLVAVILSAQATDISVNLATESLFETYDTPEKILELGEDGLKKYIKSIGLFNSKAKNIIALCKILISNYQASVPNDFKELVKLPGVGRKTANVVLNCLFGMPTMAVDTHVFRVAKRIGLAKGNSPEIVEKELLQIINEKWLTHAHHWLILHGRYICKARKPDCDICPIKEYCEYYINTFSG, encoded by the coding sequence ATGCAAGCACAAATAGTTAATAAAATTTTTGAGATTTTTAGCAAGAATAATCCAAATCCGAAAACCGAATTAATATATAAGAATGATTTCACCTTATTAGTAGCGGTAATATTATCTGCTCAAGCCACTGATATATCGGTAAATTTAGCGACTGAATCTTTATTTGAAACTTATGATACACCGGAAAAAATTTTAGAACTCGGCGAAGACGGGCTTAAAAAATATATAAAATCTATCGGACTATTTAACAGCAAAGCAAAAAATATTATCGCATTATGTAAAATATTGATAAGCAATTATCAAGCTTCAGTACCAAACGATTTTAAGGAATTAGTTAAACTACCGGGCGTTGGCAGAAAAACTGCCAATGTTGTACTAAACTGCTTATTCGGTATGCCGACAATGGCAGTTGATACGCATGTTTTTAGAGTAGCCAAAAGGATTGGACTTGCTAAAGGTAATAGTCCTGAAATAGTAGAAAAAGAGCTACTGCAAATTATTAATGAGAAATGGTTAACTCATGCCCATCACTGGCTAATTCTGCACGGTAGATATATTTGCAAAGCTAGAAAACCCGATTGCGATATTTGCCCTATTAAAGAGTATTGTGAGTACTATATTAATACATTTTCAGGTTGA
- the tlc5 gene encoding GTP/GDP exchange transporter Tlc5, which yields MLSTSSRSFKSKFRAAFWPVHNYELGKFIPISALMFCILFNQNILRILKDSILISEISAEIAGFAKVYCVTPAAALFVIIYAKMINHLTFEKIFYYLSAFFISFFVLFAFVIYPNIHIFHVHPDNLADWMERYTHFKWYISLVGNWGYIVYYGLAELWPNIFYVLLFWQFANELTTTEEAKRFYTLFSLFGNSSLILVGFLMMNLSSEDTIIKKFMSISDSKITLVQVSTTIVAIVAIVCCVLVRFISKNVFTNPLFYAKAKSGRSTSERMGLIKSFKYIAKSKYLWLLLICSAAFGFAINLVEAVWKAKIKELYPTVNTYAEFNSLYILWTGVAIMVMTIIGNNVMRMHNWFVAAVISPVIIMVTGLLFFVLIVFDQQILSLFDGAILMSPLALAVSIGGIQNILAKGTKYSIWDTSREMLYIPLDDELKTKGKAAVDVISAKVGKSSSGLVQSIIFTLVPTATFTSISPILMVVFTFVCLAWIYAVRKIYFEYQKIA from the coding sequence ATGCTAAGTACCTCATCACGATCGTTTAAAAGCAAATTCAGAGCGGCATTTTGGCCTGTACATAATTACGAACTCGGAAAGTTTATTCCGATAAGTGCCTTAATGTTTTGTATCTTATTTAATCAAAATATTTTACGAATCTTAAAAGATAGTATTCTAATCTCTGAAATCAGTGCAGAGATAGCAGGTTTTGCTAAAGTTTATTGTGTTACGCCTGCTGCAGCTTTATTCGTGATTATTTATGCTAAAATGATTAATCATCTTACTTTTGAGAAGATCTTTTATTATTTAAGTGCATTTTTCATCAGCTTTTTTGTTTTATTTGCTTTTGTAATCTATCCTAATATTCATATTTTTCACGTACATCCCGATAATCTAGCTGACTGGATGGAACGCTATACTCATTTTAAGTGGTATATCTCATTAGTAGGTAATTGGGGTTATATAGTATATTATGGCCTTGCCGAGCTTTGGCCTAATATTTTTTACGTATTATTATTTTGGCAGTTTGCTAATGAACTTACTACTACCGAAGAAGCAAAAAGATTTTATACTCTCTTTTCACTATTTGGCAACTCTTCTTTAATATTAGTCGGCTTTTTAATGATGAATCTATCATCAGAAGATACTATTATTAAGAAGTTTATGAGTATTTCGGATAGTAAAATCACTTTAGTTCAAGTATCCACGACAATTGTAGCAATTGTTGCTATTGTTTGTTGTGTGTTAGTTAGGTTTATTAGCAAGAACGTTTTTACTAACCCGTTATTTTATGCTAAAGCAAAAAGCGGTAGATCAACTTCAGAACGGATGGGACTGATTAAAAGCTTTAAATATATTGCGAAATCAAAATATTTATGGCTACTTTTAATTTGTTCGGCAGCTTTCGGATTTGCTATTAACTTAGTCGAAGCCGTATGGAAAGCAAAAATTAAGGAATTATATCCGACTGTAAATACCTATGCTGAATTTAACAGTCTGTATATACTGTGGACGGGCGTTGCAATAATGGTTATGACCATCATCGGTAATAACGTTATGCGTATGCACAACTGGTTTGTAGCAGCAGTTATTTCACCGGTTATAATAATGGTGACCGGCCTTTTGTTCTTTGTACTTATCGTATTTGATCAACAAATTTTATCATTATTTGATGGAGCAATTTTAATGTCACCGCTTGCTCTTGCCGTTTCGATCGGCGGTATTCAAAATATTTTAGCTAAAGGTACTAAATATTCTATATGGGATACTTCTAGAGAAATGTTATATATACCGCTTGATGATGAACTTAAAACCAAAGGCAAAGCAGCGGTTGACGTAATAAGTGCGAAAGTCGGCAAATCCTCTAGCGGTCTTGTACAATCTATTATCTTTACCTTAGTTCCGACTGCTACTTTTACCTCAATCTCACCGATTCTAATGGTGGTATTTACTTTTGTATGCTTAGCGTGGATTTATGCAGTAAGGAAAATATATTTTGAATATCAAAAAATAGCATAA
- the grxD gene encoding Grx4 family monothiol glutaredoxin: protein MMENKNFEFIENKIKNNKVVLFMKGTKEAPMCGFSAKVVAILNKLGVEFRDINVFVNLEFREDLKKFSDWPTFPQLYIKGELVGGCDIATELYNNGELEKMLKS, encoded by the coding sequence ATGATGGAAAATAAAAATTTTGAATTTATAGAAAATAAAATAAAAAATAATAAAGTAGTGCTGTTCATGAAAGGTACTAAGGAAGCTCCAATGTGCGGCTTTTCTGCTAAAGTAGTAGCTATTTTGAATAAATTAGGTGTAGAGTTTCGTGATATTAATGTATTTGTTAATCTGGAATTTCGTGAAGATTTAAAAAAATTTAGCGATTGGCCAACATTCCCACAATTATACATTAAAGGGGAATTAGTCGGCGGTTGTGATATTGCAACGGAGCTATACAATAATGGCGAGCTTGAGAAGATGTTGAAGAGTTGA